A region of uncultured Desulfobacter sp. DNA encodes the following proteins:
- a CDS encoding 5-formyltetrahydrofolate cyclo-ligase translates to MDETKSGKNSVLSLVAERMNALSPEQVEEKYNTIENKLFDFANFLESQQVLLYPPGSKEIPTEKIIRKAMEIEKSVILPVFTDVKNTFLLYKISHFDRDLITNAHDMLEPNPERCKKIALDDVDIAIIPGLAFDDKGGRMGFGNNYYSKLITKLPETCRKVSLAYEEQIVDQIQMESRKYTVDIIITDTRVIYKI, encoded by the coding sequence ATGGATGAAACTAAAAGCGGTAAAAACAGTGTGTTAAGCCTTGTGGCGGAACGTATGAATGCCCTGTCCCCGGAACAGGTTGAAGAAAAATACAACACCATTGAAAATAAACTGTTTGACTTTGCAAATTTCCTGGAATCCCAGCAGGTACTCCTCTATCCGCCCGGAAGTAAGGAAATTCCTACGGAAAAGATTATTCGCAAGGCCATGGAAATTGAAAAAAGTGTTATTCTTCCAGTGTTTACGGATGTTAAAAATACTTTTCTTTTGTACAAAATAAGTCATTTTGACAGGGATCTTATTACCAATGCCCACGACATGCTTGAGCCCAATCCGGAACGGTGTAAAAAAATCGCCCTGGATGATGTGGATATTGCCATTATCCCGGGCCTGGCCTTTGATGACAAGGGCGGGCGCATGGGATTCGGCAACAACTATTACTCAAAGCTGATAACAAAATTGCCGGAAACCTGCCGCAAGGTTTCTCTGGCGTATGAAGAGCAGATTGTAGACCAGATTCAGATGGAATCAAGAAAATATACAGTGGACATTATTATTACCGATACCCGGGTTATTTACAAAATTTAA
- a CDS encoding potassium channel protein yields the protein MDKTLKMKVTVFVAVLFFILGTGGYMAIEGWGILDSAYMTAITLSTVGFLEVHDLSDGGRLFTILLIFTGVGYFLYMGGVFISSVVDGEIKRMLGRQRLDNKIKKLNNHYIVCGYGRIGRVLCKFVAEDTKDLVVVEQSEELKETLEQDKIHYIIGDAGDEDVLEKAGIKRARAIVAVLATDTANVFLVLTARQLNPDIYIMARASNPMVRKKFYVAGANQVESPYDIGGVSMGLKLLRPTVSNFLDTALSRQSDAIQIEEAFVPETSDYVGKQLKDSGIRQNYNLIIIAIKEKSGHMEFAPHFETIIHPRDTLIVMGKTADLTAFRRALGNS from the coding sequence ATGGATAAAACGTTAAAAATGAAGGTCACCGTATTTGTCGCAGTTCTGTTTTTTATACTCGGCACTGGCGGATACATGGCCATTGAAGGCTGGGGCATCCTTGATTCCGCCTATATGACGGCCATTACCCTGAGTACGGTGGGTTTTCTGGAAGTCCACGACCTGTCGGACGGTGGGCGGCTGTTCACCATTCTTCTGATATTTACAGGTGTGGGCTACTTTCTTTATATGGGCGGCGTTTTCATCAGTTCCGTGGTGGATGGTGAAATTAAACGCATGCTGGGGAGACAGCGTTTGGACAACAAAATAAAAAAATTGAATAACCATTACATTGTCTGCGGATACGGCCGCATCGGAAGGGTCCTTTGCAAATTCGTGGCTGAAGACACCAAGGACCTCGTCGTCGTAGAACAAAGTGAGGAGCTCAAAGAGACCCTGGAACAGGATAAAATCCACTATATCATCGGAGATGCCGGAGACGAGGATGTGCTGGAAAAAGCCGGGATCAAACGGGCCAGGGCCATAGTGGCAGTTCTTGCAACAGATACAGCAAATGTGTTCCTGGTGCTCACTGCCAGACAGCTCAATCCCGACATCTATATTATGGCCCGGGCATCAAACCCCATGGTGAGAAAAAAATTCTATGTGGCCGGTGCCAACCAGGTGGAATCCCCCTATGATATCGGTGGGGTTTCCATGGGTTTAAAGTTGCTGCGCCCCACGGTTTCCAACTTTCTGGATACAGCGCTGTCCCGGCAAAGCGATGCCATCCAGATTGAGGAGGCATTTGTACCGGAGACATCGGACTATGTAGGAAAACAACTTAAAGATTCGGGTATCCGGCAGAATTACAATCTGATTATCATTGCAATCAAAGAGAAGTCCGGCCACATGGAATTTGCCCCCCATTTTGAAACCATTATCCACCCCCGCGACACTCTGATTGTCATGGGCAAGACCGCAGATTTAACGGCGTTCAGGCGTGCGTTGGGCAATAGTTAA
- a CDS encoding protein-L-isoaspartate(D-aspartate) O-methyltransferase: MSDEPAKFSRWRRDMVETQIIARGISDPLVIQAMTHVPRHLFVSEALVDSAYGDFPLPIGEGQTISQPFIIAEMTQSLALTGQERVLEIGTGSGYQAAVLSRIVYKVYTIERNNTLYLQTRKLFDRLRYHNIVTRYSDGTQGWKAESPFDAIIVTAGGNQVPEPLVNQLAEGGRLVIPVGGLHVQELLRVEKTSTGIRTVNLGGCRFVKLIGEHGWSA; this comes from the coding sequence ATGAGTGATGAACCCGCAAAATTTTCGCGCTGGCGCAGGGATATGGTGGAAACCCAGATCATCGCCAGGGGCATAAGTGATCCTCTGGTGATCCAGGCCATGACCCATGTTCCCCGCCACCTGTTTGTCAGCGAAGCCCTGGTGGACAGTGCCTATGGGGACTTTCCGCTTCCCATCGGTGAGGGGCAGACAATTTCCCAGCCTTTTATCATTGCCGAGATGACCCAGAGCCTGGCCCTCACAGGCCAGGAACGTGTGCTTGAGATCGGCACAGGGTCCGGATACCAGGCGGCTGTGCTGTCGCGCATTGTTTACAAGGTATATACCATTGAGCGGAATAATACCTTATATTTACAGACCCGCAAGCTGTTTGACCGTCTGAGATACCACAACATCGTAACCCGGTATTCCGACGGCACCCAGGGCTGGAAAGCCGAAAGCCCCTTTGACGCCATCATTGTCACGGCCGGGGGAAACCAGGTCCCCGAGCCTTTGGTGAATCAGCTTGCCGAGGGCGGCCGCCTGGTCATACCCGTGGGGGGGCTGCATGTCCAGGAGCTTTTGCGTGTTGAGAAAACCAGCACCGGCATCAGAACCGTTAATCTTGGGGGATGCCGTTTTGTGAAGCTTATCGGCGAACACGGGTGGTCAGCGTAA
- a CDS encoding DUF368 domain-containing protein, with protein MFFSSSSLTTIKELLMGFCLGVANIIPGVSGGTFLLVFGIYERVFSTLNRINKSFILKCLGLVLSCFTNPVQGIKNLSVFFTQNGFFFLFKLAAGTAVAILSLSSLMKYLLLHHFCVTYSLFFGLILVSIIIPVKMLKRFDAWAVVCLLAGIGITVWVSAMVNPYDKIKMKSDHLARAYQVQSVPAAGLDHSGPESEKTVSSVQGYSSGDYLYIALCGALAISATVLPGISGSLVLILMGAYFDVISAISELKSLHLETFIFLGIFGLGVVVGGLLFARLVSFVLARYYNPTMAFLGGLMAGSLYALWPFKETVLMAQQYVKQAGEVVCLENVVVQTNINILPTGDDPLMAAFIFFVLGGIIMMLFVRKETAVAPADR; from the coding sequence ATGTTCTTTTCTTCTTCCTCCTTGACAACCATCAAAGAGTTGCTCATGGGGTTTTGTCTGGGCGTTGCCAATATTATTCCCGGGGTTTCCGGCGGAACCTTTCTGCTGGTTTTCGGGATATATGAACGGGTATTTTCAACCTTAAACCGGATCAATAAATCCTTTATTCTGAAATGCCTTGGACTTGTTCTCTCCTGTTTCACGAACCCGGTTCAGGGAATTAAAAATTTATCTGTATTTTTTACCCAAAATGGTTTCTTTTTCCTGTTTAAACTTGCCGCCGGTACTGCTGTGGCCATTCTATCCCTGTCAAGCCTGATGAAATATCTTCTGCTTCACCATTTTTGTGTCACCTATTCGCTTTTTTTCGGGCTGATTCTGGTCTCCATCATTATTCCGGTAAAAATGCTCAAGAGGTTTGATGCCTGGGCCGTTGTTTGTCTTCTGGCCGGGATCGGCATCACCGTGTGGGTATCTGCCATGGTAAACCCCTATGACAAAATCAAGATGAAGTCCGATCATCTGGCCCGGGCCTATCAGGTTCAGTCCGTTCCTGCCGCCGGTCTGGATCATTCCGGGCCTGAATCGGAAAAAACCGTTTCATCTGTCCAAGGATATTCTTCGGGGGATTATCTGTACATTGCACTGTGCGGAGCCCTTGCCATTTCCGCCACTGTGCTGCCGGGCATCAGCGGTTCACTGGTGCTGATTTTAATGGGTGCCTATTTTGATGTGATTTCGGCCATCTCCGAATTAAAATCCCTGCATCTGGAGACGTTCATCTTTCTTGGCATATTCGGCCTGGGGGTGGTGGTGGGCGGTCTTTTGTTTGCCCGGCTGGTCAGTTTTGTCCTTGCCCGATATTATAATCCCACCATGGCTTTTTTGGGCGGTCTGATGGCAGGATCTCTTTATGCCCTGTGGCCCTTTAAAGAGACCGTGCTCATGGCCCAGCAGTATGTAAAACAGGCCGGAGAAGTGGTCTGCCTTGAAAACGTGGTAGTCCAGACCAACATCAATATTCTTCCCACAGGCGATGATCCTTTGATGGCGGCATTTATCTTCTTTGTCCTGGGCGGTATTATCATGATGCTTTTTGTCAGAAAAGAGACAGCTGTTGCACCGGCAGACCGGTAA
- a CDS encoding HD domain-containing protein, protein MTPDDFLQIEKQFYAYTMPFVDRAEDPYPFVLKQEHTTRVCRAMEMLCASLGLDGPTTVRACAAAMVHDMGRFPQFAVFHTYSDARSKNHAALSCREIVRSNILSRLSVTDRQLILRAVALHNRPRLSSNLGRDLDLLARLLRDADKMDIFYVMKDHYLNLELSHSFITHDLHDDGKIPEKVALSLLETRQNSLRHVNTLNGMRIFQAGMVYDLNFPAAAAAILELDVIPVLLGGIPSSDLIARLEQALLAHLRSLAASGTRAFS, encoded by the coding sequence ATGACCCCCGACGATTTTTTACAAATAGAAAAACAGTTTTATGCCTATACCATGCCCTTTGTTGACAGGGCCGAAGATCCCTACCCGTTTGTGCTCAAACAGGAGCACACGACCCGGGTCTGCAGGGCCATGGAAATGCTTTGCGCATCCCTTGGTCTCGACGGCCCGACAACTGTCCGGGCCTGTGCTGCTGCCATGGTTCATGATATGGGCCGGTTTCCCCAGTTTGCTGTTTTTCATACCTATTCGGATGCCCGATCCAAAAATCATGCCGCCCTGAGCTGCCGGGAAATAGTGCGCAGCAACATTCTTTCCCGATTATCCGTTACAGACAGGCAGCTGATTTTACGGGCCGTGGCCCTGCATAACCGCCCCCGGCTTTCCTCAAATCTTGGGCGTGATTTAGATCTTCTGGCCCGCCTGCTCAGGGATGCCGACAAGATGGATATTTTTTATGTGATGAAAGACCATTATCTGAATCTGGAGTTAAGTCACAGCTTTATTACCCATGATCTGCACGATGACGGCAAAATACCGGAAAAGGTTGCTCTATCCCTTCTTGAAACACGCCAAAATAGTTTAAGACATGTCAACACGCTCAATGGCATGAGGATCTTCCAGGCCGGGATGGTTTATGATTTGAATTTTCCGGCTGCCGCCGCCGCCATACTGGAACTGGACGTTATTCCGGTTCTGCTGGGCGGCATCCCTTCTTCAGATCTGATTGCCCGGCTGGAGCAGGCGCTTTTGGCTCACCTGAGATCTCTTGCGGCATCCGGGACTCGGGCGTTTAGTTAA